The genomic DNA TGATGAAATACAATCCGTACCTGTCTCAAAGCGTGATGTCGGATCATTGATTCAGCTTTGCTCACGTTGGGCACAGTCACTGAAGTGCTTGAGGACAAGGCAGCCTGCTGCAGTCGCTGCTCAATCTCCTAcaacaccgacacacacacacacacacacacacacacatacacagacacacacacacggacacacacatgcatacatgcacgtacggacacacacacaaacacacacaggttaaacCCCACAGGGCCTAATTCAACCAAAGCCGCTACtgcaacaaataaatatttagcacATCAGCACTGGCACTTCCGACTTGTTCATGTGACCATGCTACCTTCAAGCAGGGCATTATAACAAACCATACACACTCTGTTCTCTTTTAACACCATTAGTTACCTGCTCCTGCTGTAAGGCCTTCACAAAGGCATTCTTCAGCCTATTGGTGTGTTCTGCTTTCAGGACTTTTTTCTGATTGGATGTCATGCAGTGTTCGCAGAGAATACGCCCACTTTTCTCCTGTTTCCAGTGCGGGGTGAAGTCTGTCTTGCACTGAGCGCAGACAAAGGGTTCCATACAGGAACCCGGCATTCGCAGTTTAcctgaacacaaaaaaagacacggGCAGACAGTCAACACAATACCAAACATGCTCAAGTTCTCAAACAAAATGAAGGGACGGAATGTACTCCCATCACACTCTTTAAAGACCCAATTATGCAAAATCCAATTCTTTTGTAAGAGGGTACTTACAGGATTAGTTCTGTTACTATCAAACTGTTTGTGTGCAAAAGTGGGAATGTGAAAAAAATTACAGGTGTTTAAAGAACAAAACTTTAAAGTACatctgaaacaaaaagtctCAGCCAATAGGATGTGTTTGTTTCCAGCTGTGACAAAAACTGGAATGTTCTATGGAGCGTGTCAGCCTTGACCTCAATTTCAAGCAAGCTTTTTGGGGGGTGATAATGACAGTAATAAGAGAACTAAGCTCAATAACTGAGGAGTTGAGGGTTGAAACCTGAGGCATTAATGATGAAATGTCTCAGACCAATGCATTTAACTCCAAGGTCACTCCAGAGATGTGTGCCCAGTGACATGGACCataataactaaataaaagtGCCAGCTAAATGACCAAAATTGTAAACTTTGTGATTCAGTGCTTGTTTTGTTGACAAGTGGATCATTGTTGTACAGCTATCATTTCCAAATTCAGTGCCAAGGTCACATCTCTAATGCTTTTCTCTTGTTAGATTAGCCTCTCCTCTGTTCCCCTTCTTCCAGCTCACCCTGACTGTCGATGACGCTCtgcaccacctcctccagccCCACCAAGTAGATAAACTCGCTGTTGGCAGCTGAGGGTAGGAAGTGTAAGAGTGGGGCAGGGGGTTTGGGCGGAGGGATCTCCAGCAGGGTTTTTTCCAACTGCTTGCGTAGAGCCAGCTTGGCGGCCGCCTGGCTGCTGACCGTGTCCTGCATGGTGCTCGCCCCCGGACTGGATAAAGGTGACGGGCTGACCGCCCCCACGCCGCCGACCCCTCCCGCGCCGGCCGTGGCCTGCATGTGGGCGAGGTTCATGTAGATGGCAGAGGAGCTGGAACGTTGGGACATGGAAGCCTGTTGGGAGGCAGCAGTctgtctcacgcacacacatacacacacacacgcacgcacacacacacacacaagcaaagagagaaagagcgagagagagagagagagagaggggtgggaagaggaacagagggagagagaaaacgggTGTTAATGAGATTCTGAATGCAATGGCTGAAGTGTAGGGACTCTTGCTGAGAGAGACTGGGACAGCGAGTACCTGCTGGTAGCTGACAGTGCTGTTCAGGCCGCCCGTGGTGCCGCGCATAATGCCACTCTGTTTAGAGGAGAGCCTCTGACCCTGGAGCTGGGCTGGGTTGGGAGCAATGAGCCGCTGGGACATCATTAGTTGTGGCATAGAGGCATTTACAACCGTCTTTATCACACTCTGACCCTGAGAGAAGCGGACGAGGAGAACAGACAAAAAGGAAGACAAGTTCCTATGAAAACCTGATTACAGTAAGGTAAACACCCTTAgcatttaatattatttaaaatgtatgagCAGAATTCACAATTAATCAATTCTGTCTCAATTACACAATCACTGTATAGACACAGCGAAGACTCACCAATATCTCAAAAAGAAATTTGCTTTTATGACCACTAGATGACAGTATTGTATCATGTAAAATCACTTTGGGGTGGAATATCTCTCAATAGAAATGAGATGTCTAAGGACAGCAAAAGATGCtcattacagagaaaagacagccAAAATCCTAGTCCTGCTCTCATATGTATGTAAGACCACTCACAAGTGCTTCTCTCACCTGGGCAGCACGCAGGTTCTGAGGATCTGTGCTGTGCAGGCCCGGCCTGACAGGTAGTTTGGCCATGCCTTGGGAACTGAGTATGGAGGAGGACTGGCCTGCAGTGGAACTGTTCTGGACCCCGGAAACCTGTGAGGGGACAGACGCAAAGTTGAAGACGAGTGAAACTAAATAGCTTCAAAGACTCAATGGTGGTGAGAGGATACAAGACCATAATGTCATTTTAGGTGTTTCCTGGAAGTAGTCTCTCTAGATGTCCTGACCTTCTGTATGAGGTTCTCCTTCTGGAGTTGACTTTGTCTAAGCTTTTTTAGCAGCACCAGCTTGGCCTCCTCCAACCTCAGCTCCTCTCTCAGAGCCTTaatcaccctctgtctctcctcaacACTTTTCCCCTGCAACACAAAGTTAAGGTTActacacaatcaaacacaaacacactccacacaagCATGAGCCTCCACATTTTAACTCTGCGACATGCATATATGGTAACTTAATGCACACAAAGAACTGTACGCATACACTCTCTTATCCTGCAATACAGCTCCAAATGGTTACACTCCCTACATATAACGCAAAACACCCTTTACATATAATACACAGCCAATGATAAACCCACCATGTAACACGACTATAGGCGGATacagcatgcatacacacttcCACAAACACCAAAACCATCCTCAAGGATGTTATCTACCATATTAGATGAGAACATCACATCTCATGAGAGGGTTTATCTTATGCCTCACACTCTCCAATTTAACACTGTAATGCCATTCTCTTTGGCTCCTCTTTTCACCTTAAACATATCCAGGTTTGCGGCCTTGAGCCTCTCCTCTCCACGACCAGCCCCTCGTGGGCTCGACGCCTCGTTGTCTGACAGGATGATCACATCTGGAGATGGGGTGTGACGTTCTCGAtccacatcactgacacagagagtggagttagtgaatgagagagagagagagagttataacTTCATTATATGGAATGTTGAggtcaaaagtcaaaatgaaCATTCCTTCAATTGGTGTACAATAAACTGATAATATCTAAATGTCTTGTCATCCTTATTCAAGTAGGACCTGTGATCCATTAATCTAATCCTGTTCAGCTCAAAGATATAATGTGATTAATTAGAGACTAGATTCTGCAAATATTGGAAGTGATGATGAAATATCAGACATAGCACAAGCTACTGGAACGCAAACATCTTCAGAATAAAGACGTTTACTAAACCATTCAAGGTATTATCAAAGAAGATATCTCAATATCGCATATATAAAGCTTCCATTTTACTGTTAATACGGCAGTAGCTTTCCATAGTAGAAAGTCCAGATGGACATGAGAGAAAGCTTGCATGCTGGCAAGCCGTTCCCTGGACCGCCTGCCCTCGTTCcttccctcactcacactctcttgGCACTCATATCCACTGGTTCATCAGCCACATTCTCCTTCCCGCTTTTCCCCAGAAGACTGTGGGTGGCCACTCCTGGAGTCCGCAGGCTCCCGTTCAGCTTCTCCTCGTAGGCTGCGTACCCCATGGAAGCCGGTATGCCACTCCCGCACGGACCCTTCATGTCTCCCAGGACCCCAGCAGGTCCCTCCAGGCCTCCAAAATCTTTCCGTTTGAGGAGGGCCAGCATCTTGAGCCTCTCCATGGCCTCGTGACCTTCCATCTTCAGCCTTTTGGCAAGGAGCTCCTCTCGGCTGCTGCCGCCGCCGCGCTCGTCTGTGGTGTCCAGGCCTCGCTTCAGCAGGTTCAGTCGTAACGCCTCCTCACTCATCCTCTCCatcctgagagaaagagagagaatacatgAGCATCTTTGGAGTTGTCCTTTTTGGAGATTGTGTCCTAGAATGAAACATTTATGGTTTTTATAGAGCCTAAAGGAAATGCTCCCTTGTTCTACTCAAACCCTGGTGTGCACCTCAACAATATTCCATTAACTCTTTAAATGTCTTTCATCCGCCAAAAAGACACAACATGCTCAAACTGTCcactacacatttacatgtgTAAAAGTCTTACTTTTTACACATGAGAGCATGacgcgagagcgtcaaagtgaccagaagtcattcattttctatgtgagCCAGTGTCTCTTGGCGGTGAGGAGCAACACGGGGAAGAGGGGCGCCTCTTGGGTGGTGTGGGCAtcagaataaagttgaagtCTTTATGTTAATGAGCTATGATGCGGTTTGGCGGCAACTAATAAGAATTAAGaggtgctccgctctagaggaTTCTGGAGAACACAACTGTGTAAACTTTCGTTCCCACCAAACATTAGTTCCCACTAAACTTCAATCAGGAACAGGACCACAGTTATTTTAATGTAGGCTACACACAAATGAAGAGCAATGTTAATTAAaaaccaaggctagtaaacgtccTATAAACTGCATGTTGAAATTTGATTTAGTATTTGGCGTCAATACAAagagtcacaccacacaaatggcttttaattatagaatagaatagaacagaatagaacagaacagaatccTGTgacaacacatacactgtgaactgtgagcagtgaatttatcctctgcatttaaccca from Chanos chanos chromosome 8, fChaCha1.1, whole genome shotgun sequence includes the following:
- the LOC115818866 gene encoding transcriptional repressor p66-beta-like produces the protein MERMSEEALRLNLLKRGLDTTDERGGGSSREELLAKRLKMEGHEAMERLKMLALLKRKDFGGLEGPAGVLGDMKGPCGSGIPASMGYAAYEEKLNGSLRTPGVATHSLLGKSGKENVADEPVDMSAKRVDVDRERHTPSPDVIILSDNEASSPRGAGRGEERLKAANLDMFKGKSVEERQRVIKALREELRLEEAKLVLLKKLRQSQLQKENLIQKVSGVQNSSTAGQSSSILSSQGMAKLPVRPGLHSTDPQNLRAAQGQSVIKTVVNASMPQLMMSQRLIAPNPAQLQGQRLSSKQSGIMRGTTGGLNSTVSYQQASMSQRSSSSAIYMNLAHMQATAGAGGVGGVGAVSPSPLSSPGASTMQDTVSSQAAAKLALRKQLEKTLLEIPPPKPPAPLLHFLPSAANSEFIYLVGLEEVVQSVIDSQGKLRMPGSCMEPFVCAQCKTDFTPHWKQEKSGRILCEHCMTSNQKKVLKAEHTNRLKNAFVKALQQEQEIEQRLQQAALSSSTSVTVPNVSKAESMIRHHALRQASHSQASLQRSLSRSAQGVLSNFAQASQQLSVAGSLLGMTAKHCVNIAYLNPGSVGGHKSSSLADRQREYLLDMIPPRSISQSITGQK